The following nucleotide sequence is from Luteibaculum oceani.
AATCCCCGCTTGAATTAAGTGCCTAATCTCTATGCTTTCCTTCTGGCTTAATTCTTCAAGTTCCAGAACATTTACAAGCTTGTCGTTTACACTTGGGAAATGCTCTCCAATAATCTTTGCCGCTTCCTTGTGATTCAGTCCCTTTTTGATGTTTAATAGGTAGGCAAGTGGTATAATGAGGTATTTAACCTGAATAAGAAGTAATATGGCCAGGAAGCTGAAAAAAAGTACCATTCTAGCTTTCGAGGAAAATGCGCCGAAATATTCCAACGTAAGAACCAAAAGAAAAAGGATAACGGAAAGGCCTATAGAATACACCAACCCCTTTATTAGTTTGTTGGTGTTGTGTTTTCTAATGTACCTGTTTAGGTCGTTTATTAAAGCCTTGTATGCATCCATAGGTTATTGCGTAAAGCGGATTAAATCTCCCGTGGGTAACAGCGATTTAGATTGCGAAATTAAGCAGAGTTTCCCCACTTCAACATTGTTCTTACCCCGCAATTCAACAACTTGATTTTTAATATCCCCCACATTTACCCTTGGAGAGTAGGTGTTAAGAACGAAAAAATGCCTCTTGGGATTGAGTATTTTAACAGCATTTTCAATTAAATCCCCAATTTGATCTTCTATTTTCCACCTTTTTCCCTTGCCAGAAATTCCAAAAGCTGGAGGGTCCATTATAACCCCTTCGTATTTTCGTCCTCGTTTGGCTTCTTTTTCAATAAACTTAAGAGCATCTTCAAAGCACCATCTTATTCCTGATAACCCATTGATACTTTGGTTTTCATTCGCCCAGTTTATTACAGATTTGGATGAATCTACATGGATAACATCCGACCCATTATATTTTGCTACCATGCTACTGGCCCCTGTGTAGGCAAATAGATTTAAAACTTTTACTTGTTGGTTTTGGCTTTTGTTTTTCTTAATCCACTCCTCGACAAAATGCCAATTACTTCTTTGTTCTGGAAAAAGACCAAAATGTTTATAGGGTCCGGTTTTAATATTGGCCACCAAGGAATTAAAAAATTGAACTTTTAGTGGAAGCCTTTTATCGTTTTTATAATTCCATTTTCCTTTACCGGATTTAGTCTCTACGAATTCTGCATCTGCTAATTGATCCCATTTTATACTGGATAAATGTGGGTTTCCATGAGCATTTATATCCGGTCGAATTATTGTTATATCCCCCAATTGCTCCAGCCTCTTTCCCTTACCAAAGTCTATTAATTGGTAACCCTCCCAATTGTCTGAAATAAAATTACGAGGAGCTTTAGCAGGCATGGTCTTTTATAGCTTTTAATTAAGCGTATCTTCGCAGAAATTTTCCACAGATGGCAGACAAAGTTAGGGTAAGATTTGCACCAAGCCCAACCGGACCTTTACATATGGGTGGCGTAAGAACCGCATTGTATAATTATTTATTCGCCAAAAAGCATGGGGGTGATTTTATTCTACGCATAGAAGACACGGATCAAACCCGTTATGTGCCTGGTGCTGAAGACTATATAGTAGAAGCACTAAAATGGTCTGGAATTGCTCCAGACGAGGGGCAAGGGTTTGGAGGTAGCTTTGGACCTTACCGCCAAAGTGAAAGAAAAGATCTTTATTACCAATACGCACAGCAACTTGTAGACTCTGGGAATGCTTACTATGCATTTGATACAGCTGAAGAGCTGGAGGAAATGCGTGAGCGCTTAAAAAAGGCAAAGGTTGCAGCACCTCAATACAACGCCGTTACAAGAGGATCTATGAAAAACTCAGTCTCACTATCGGCTGAGGAAGTTGAGAAGAGATTAGAAAATGGCGATCCTTATGTAATTCGCCTTAAAGTTCCGCGCAACGAAGAGATTCGATTTTTTGACGAAATAAGAGGCTGGGTAGTTGTGCATAGCTCTAACCTAGACGACAAGGTGCTTTTTAAAAGCGATGGAATGCCTACCTATCACTTGGCAAATATTGTAGACGACCACCTAATGAAAATTACCCATGTAATTAGAGGGGAAGAGTGGTTGCCATCTGCTCCAACGCATATTTTGTTGTATAAGTTTTTGGAATGGGAAGCACCAAAAATGGCCCACCTTCCACTTATTTTAAAGCCCGATGGAAACGGTAAGCTTAGTAAAAGAGATGGAGATCGTTTAGGATTTCCGGTTTTCCCAATAGATTGGATAGACCCAATTAGTGGAGAAAAGTCTAGCGGATATAGAGAAAAGGGATATTACCCCGAAGCTTTTGTAAATATGCTTGCGTTTTTAGGTTGGAACCCTGGTACCGAACAAGAAATTTTCAGTTTGGCAGAACTGGTAGACGCATTCTCAATTGAAAGAGTAGGGAAGAGTGGTTCAAAATTTGACCCCGAGAAAACAAAGTGGTTTAATCAGCAATGGTTAAGAAAGCAGTCGGATGACAATTTAGTCACTGCTTTAAAGCCAATTCTAGAGAAAGAAAACTTGGATATTCCTTCCTATGAGTTTTTAAAAGGTTATGTGTCTTTAATGAAGGAGAGAGCACAGTTTCCAACTGATTTGCTTGAAGGAAAATACCTATTGACTGAGCCTCAAGAGTACGATGCGAAAACCATTAAGAAAAAGTGGAAAGAAAACACTCCTGAATTAATGGGGAAATTAGCGGAAGTATTGCGCGGCGTGGAAGATTTTTCCGCTGAAAATATAGAAACTGCTTTTAAGAAGTTTCTTGAAGACCAAAACGTAGGAATGGGTGCTGTCTTACCGAACTTTAGAGTATTGGTTACCGGAATGGGAATGGGGCCATCTATGTTTCAAATTTCTGAGTTGCTTGGAAAAGATCCGGTTCTAAAAAGAATTGAGGAAGGAATTACAAAATTGAGCAACTAAATGGTTGGCGAAATAAAGATCAATAACCTAGAAGTATTTGGTTTTCATGGCTGTATGGAGGAGGAATCCATTATTGGTACTCGCTTTACAGTTAATGCTACCATAAGGTATAATTTAGCAAAGGCGGCATTATCAGACGACTTGCAGCATGCGGTGGATTATGGACAGGTCTCCGAAATTATAAAGCGAGAAGTTAAGCAACGTAATAATTTGGTTGAAACCGTAATTGTTCGAATCGTAAACAAGTTAAAATCTGAAATTCAAGGAATTGAGTGGCTACGAGTTGAACTAACTAAGCATGCACCGCCAATAAATGCTAATGTTGAAAGTATTAGCTTAGTTTTAGAGAGCGATTAATTATTATAATTCATTATCTTCGCACTCGAAACAATGGTTTCGTGGCCGAGTGGCTAGGCAGAGGTCTGCAAAACCTTGTACGGCGGTTCGAATCCGCCCGAAACCTCAAGAAAAAACCCGCGATAATTCGCGGGTTTTTTTGTTTTAGGTAATTGTTGAGGGTTTACCTTCAATTCGAGATTATATTGTCAATACTATTGGTTCTAATTGCGCATATAAGGCGAGTTAATCCACCCGAAAAAAACCAATGCAAACTCCTAAGAATGGAGGCAAATGTTATTAGACCCGTTATGAAGTAAAAAAGCTGGTGCGGATCATTCCAAAAATCAAAGTCTAATCCTACCATCTGGGTTACACCAACATTAAATATCAGAGCAAACAACATTAAAAAAGCCTTCATATGATTGGTTTTTGGTGAAACCAATTTACATGGGCTTTCTATGAAATTTTAGGATAACCGATAAGAGGTATTAATAGGAGGATAAAATATCTTCTTGGTATTCGATGAGATACAAATCGTGATATCTAATTTTTTTACCCGAACGGTAAATTGGAAAACGAATAAGTTTTTTCACTGGAACGTATCTATTTGGAAGTTTTTCTAATCTATCGTGAAAACCATTGCTTTGATGAAAGAACAAGTATTGATTTGAATTTTCAGGTGAATTAAACCTTTGGTTTAATCGAACAAATTCATGTGTGTTTTTTCTCGGTCCAACACAAATTAATGGTTGATTTTTTGGCCGCACATAGTGTTCTATATGCCCTGCTGGAAACCAATTTAAACTGAGGAGAGAGGTTTTAGAGAATTCTGGGTTTTCAGCAAGCCATAGCTGGTAGTTAGCGCCTAGTTGTCTCCAGCCAAATAGGTCTTGGGTTGGGTCGTTTTTACCTAGTTTATCTCCTTTTTTGGAGCCTAAATTCGATCCGTAATTGGTTATATACCATCCGCCAAGTAGTATGGCAGCATTAAATATCAGTCCAGCGAATAAAAGTTTCCTTTTCTTTTCACGCATGTTAAGGGCCAACCAAACGGTAATTCCAATAAAGGCAGGACCAGTCCAGTGGGGAAGTGTTGTTTTGGATAGGGCGAGTACTGTACTGATGAGAAAAAGAGCTAATCCTGAATATAAAAGCCAGGCAGCTTTTGTTTTATTACCACGGTTAAATAGCGTAAGAAACAAAACCAATATTATGATTGGGTTATAATAAAGAAGCTGACCCGCAAAAAAAGCACCCAGGCTATTGAGGTTTATTCCATTTTCTAAAAATCCCACTCGGTCTCCGTGAAAAGAAAAGCTAGCCCAGTCGTTCATTGAATTCCATAGAATGGTAGGGATTAAGCCTAAAGAAAAAAGGAAACAGTATAATATAAACTGGGTGCTGATAATTCTCTTTCGGTTGTGAACGAGGTAGTACAACAACAGCCCAGCTGGTAGGCAAACCGCGTGGTATTTAGTAGCTAGGGCAAGGGCTCCGAGAACCCCTCCAAGAACAGTTGGTGTTGTGCTGCCAGTATTTTCGGCTTTTTCCCAAAATAAAAGAGAGAGTAACCAAAAGCTTAGTTGAAAGCTATCGGGTAATAAAAAAACGCCCGCAATTAGAAATAGGTACAGCGAAGCATTGAAAATCAACAAGCCATTTACTGCACTGCTTGTCCCATTTCTTCTCAGTAACCAACGATAAATGATTATTTGATTTAGAACAGAGAATATAATTGGTCCTAATCTAACCGTGAAATCAGTAATAATGGTTCCGCCTAAAGTAAATATCCATCCTAACCATCCTAAAACTCCAGGGTGATCAAAGTAGGAAAGGGCTGGGTATTTTATGTAGAGAACGTAGTATACCTCATCGTTGCCAAGTTCTACTGTAAGCGCTAGGAAAATTGAAATCAAAAGACTTAGCAGGATAAGAAAATATGCTAGGCGATGTGATTTAATATTCTCCCACATGTTAGCCTCTCTTTGCCGTTCGGAAATTTGGGGTTGGCTCCAAGTATTGAATTATTGCTGGAAGTAAAATGGCATCTGCCGGGGTCCAGCGTTTCAACTTTAAATCCTGCGCTTCTAGCCACTGAACCTCCTCGTGTTCCTTGAGTGTTAGGTTACCTGAAATTATTTTGCAGCATACAGGTTCTAGCACTATGTGGTTTATAGGATCAAATACTCGGGTGGGATTAAACCTTCCAGAGGGAACCACAATCAGGTCGAGCTCTTCTTTAATTTCTCTGATAATCGCTTCAAAAGCGTTTTCTCCAGTTTCAATTTTTCCACCAGGAAACTCCCAAAAGCCTCCCATAGATCTTTCTTTGGCTCTTTGAGCAGCAAGAATTTTATTTCCAGAGGTAATTATGGCACATGCAACATCCATTAGGGGCGGTTTACGTTTTTGCCGTCGTCGTAGGTTTTCATTACCTCGTCTACCGGCTCCCAGAGTTCAATTTTGTTGTTTTCTGGGTCCAGGATATGCGCAAACTTACCATATTCAAAGCTTTCGGGCTCCTTACATGGGTGAATACCTTTTGTGGCAAGTTTTTCCAGGAGCACATCCAAGTTGTCCACCCTAAAATTAATCATAAAATTTTTGGGGCTGGGCTTTATATAGTCGTTGTTGCTGAAAGCCGAAAATTGAAGGTATCCGCGGTCCGAAGCTTTGTCGGATCTCTCAAAAAGAAAACCATAGCCATTATTTACTAGCCCTAAATTTTCCTCGTACCATTGGTATAAGGCTTTTGGATCTTCGGAAACAAAAAATACTCCTCCTACGCCAATTACTCTTCCGTTGCTCATTACTTTTTAAGATTTACTCGTTCTAGGTTGTACAAATCCTTCCTTCTGTCTTTAAGGTTGGTTACCGCGCCATTTTCATGCAGCTCTTTCAAAAGACTGGTGTCGCAATCTGCAATTAATATCATTTCGGTATTAGGTGTGGCTTCAGTTTTTATTCCGTTGGTCGGAAAGGAAAAGTCGCACGGGGTAAATACCACAGATTGGGCATACTGTATATCCATGTTGTGAACCTTGGGTAAGTTCCCAACAGAACCAGCTAGGGCAACATATACCTCATTTTCTATGGCTCTTGCTTGAGCACAATATCGTACGCGACCGTATCCATTTTGAGTATCCGTTAAGAAGGGCACAAATAATATATGCATTTCGTCGTCAGCCAATATTCTAGAAAGTTCCGGAAACTCTACATCGTAGCAAATGAGTACGCCAATTTTACCGCAATCGGTGTCAAAAGTTCGAAGCATATCTCCTCCTGCCATTCCCCAAACTTTTACCTCATCAGGCGTAGGGTGAATTTTTATGTATTCATCAATTTTACCACTTCTATGGTACAAGTATCCCACGTTGTAAAGTCTTTGATCTTCTTTTACAACAGGCATACTTCCTCCAACAATATTTATGTTGTACCCAATTGCTAATTCAGCAAATTTCTTGCTTATGGAGTCGGTAAACTCTGCGAGCTTTCTAATGGCATCTGATTCGGATAAGTGATTGAATTGTGCCATAAGAGGAGCATTAAAAAACTCCGGGAAGAGAACGAAATCACAGCGGTACCCCGAAACTGCATCAACAAAATATTCTACCTGATCCAGAAGTTCATCTACACTTGCATAGGGACGCATTTGCCACTGCACTAGGCCCAGCCGTACTATGGGTTTAGCTTTTTTAATGGGTTCCGGAGAAGGCTCTTCGTAGTATATATTATCCCATTGTAAAAGAACAGCATATTCCTTTGATTCCTTATCTCCAGGTAGGTAGTGCTTTAAGATTTTCTTAGCATGAAAATCATTGCTCAGCTGAAAGTTTAGGACAGGATCGTGAATTTCCTTATGTCTAACTTTTTCTATGTACTCTCTTGGGGTTAAATCCTTCTGATACTTGTGATAATTGGGAATTCTTCCTCCAAAGACTATTGCTTTTAAATTGAGCTCCTCGCAAAGTTCTTTTCTAGCATCGTATAAGCGTCTTCCGAGTCTAAGTCCCCTAAAATCTGGATGAACAAAAATGTCTATACCATATAGCACGTTTCCAAATGGATCGTGTGTGGTGAATTTAAAGTCACCAGTAATTTCCTTGTAGGTATGGCTCTCGCCAAAATTGTCGAGGTTTATTATTATGGAGAGGGCACATGCTGCAAATTTGCCGTCTACGGTTACACAAAATTGTCCGGCTGGAAATTGCTCTAATAAGGCATTGATGTGATGCTCCTTCCAATGACTATCCTCCCAATTGGGGTAGGATGAAATCATTGATTCCTTCAGCCCTAAATAATCTTCCGAGTTTAATTTTCGTAATTCTACCTGCATATCATCAAAGTTACATCCCGAAGATATGAGGAAGAGTAATTACTTTATCGTTTGGTGCTTCTTATTTAATTTTTTTAAAACCTGTTTAAGGTTTTCTTCTGATAAAGGCTTTACAATGTACCCCTTAATTAAATTGTTCGATGCAGCTTTTTCCCGGTCGTTGTGAAATATTGAGGAAGAGAGCATTTCAATGTGAAGCTTTTCCGTTATGGAAGAGGAAAAATTGGTTAGCTTTTGTAAAAATTCCCAGCCATCCATAAATGGCATATTTATGTCCAAAAAAACAACTAAGGGAGAAGAATCATCGAAGTCCAAATTGTGCAATGCTTCTAATGCATCTGGACCGCTTTCGAATACGCGAGTTGTACCCACAAGATTTGATTCCTCAATTATGATTTTGTGGATAAAGTTCGATTCATCGTCATCATCGATTATGAATACTTGAGGGATTTTTTGGTACATAATTTATTAATGCGCTCTGGGGAGTTTTACTAAAAGATCCCCTACAAGGTTCAAATGTAAATAGTTTAAGCCTTCTCTTAATAGCCTAAATTGAAAAGTCTTTATACTTTGACTTAAATTTTAGTTTTAATCTCCTCCTAGTTCCATTTGGCTAGGTATTTTCAAGTTAGGAAACGATAATCATAAGAATAAGTTACAATAAAGCAATCTTTCCGTTAGGACAAATTAAAAAAGTGAACGAATGGACTTAACTAAAATATTTTAATGGGTATTGAAGTATAGTTTTCGTGAATTTACCAAATTAATCTCCTATTCGTCGAAAAAGAAGGATATTAATGCTTAACCTTGGGATTGATGAAAATCAGGTTGATTTATTTGTGAGTCCTATTAGCTTTGATGTATTGTCGGAATTGATTTTATTACTTTTCCGCACATCATTCAATTCTCAAAAGAAACAAGTTGGAAAATAGTAAGGTGTTCTGGAAAAAAAGTGGGTTAGATTGGTTTAAGAGTAGCCTGTTTTGGCTTATTCCAGTGCTTATTATTTCAGCATTAGTTGATATCAGCCTAATTCAAGATGATGGCTTTCGGTTTATGTTATTCAAGGTAGCTGCCGTTTTTGCCGTAATTGCAGGTTGGCTGCTGGTGAAATCTAACTACAAACTATTAGGGCTTAGCTCTCCGGTCTTATACTTATTTATTTCTGGAATATTGGCTTACCAAGCGTTTCAAGTCAATGTAAACGAGCAAAGCATGATTCTTGCTCAACTGGTCTTCCTCAGTGTTTTTTTATCTGTCTTTTGGGTTTGGGGAAAATTGATCAACCTAGCAGGGGTTGTTGCCGTGGGCTTTGCTTTGGTATTTTTTGCTGAAGGAAGTGCTGAGTTTATTCAAATTCATTTTTATCAAAATGGAATCTGGTTTTGGGTGATTCCTGTGATTGCCGCCATTTTAGTTCCATTTGTTAATCGTGAGCGCCTATTAATTCTAGAAAATCAAATTAATCAGATAGATCAGCAGGCTAAAGAAATTGAGAACTTAGAAGAGGAATTAAAACGAATTAAAGAAGAAATTAAGGAAGCTGAACACAAGGAAAATAGAGTACTACGTGTGGCTGTCCACGATATTAATAACCGTATTGCTTCGCTTCAAAACTTAAGCAAGTTGTTTGAAATAAAATTCAACAAAATGCACGAGGAGTCCCTAATTACCTACAACAAAAAGCTAAATGAAATTGCTTCGGAGTTAAAGGTGTTTACGGACAACCTAATGTCACCAGTGAAATCGAAGGATTTACCTGAAATTAAATTAAATAGCGATTACATAGAGCTAAAACCTCTGCTGGAAAACTTAATAGAAGACCTAAGACTTAAGGCCAGTCATAAAAACATTAGCTTAAATCTTATTCAAACAAATAAGGATCTTCATTTACATGTCGATAGGACTTATTTAAAAGTAATCCTCAGGAATCTAATTAATTACGCTATAAAGTTTTCTCAAAACAATAATCAAGTAATAATTAGTTCCTCGGTTAGGTTTGGAAAAATTTATGTGGAGATTATGGATAAGTCTAGGGGTATAGAAAAGGACACCCTAAAGCGCATGTTTAATTTCTTACCCGATAAGATTGAAGATAAATTGGAGGATACTACGAAGGGGATTGGACTTTCTGTTGCTAAATTTTTAGCTGAAAAAATGGGAGGAAGGGTAGATTACGAATCTTCAATTGAGCTTGGACTACACTTTAGTCTGGTTTTTGACGCGGTAACGTTACCTCCAGGCATAGTGGATGGAGCCCCTGCTGCTGGTCAACGGATTAAAAACTGATGAAAAAACTTCCCCTACACCTACTAATTCTCCTCCTCTTTTCAACTTGTTTTTTAAACCTTATTGGACAAAAAACAACGTCTTACAGTCAACAGGTTAATAAAAGACTTTACGGCTGGAGGTCATACTTTGCAATCCAAACGGATTTCAAAACGGATCAGACCCTAACAGGTAATCTCGTAATAAACCTTGGGCTCTCCGGATTTGTAAATAAGAATCTAAGCAGCATTTCCCTCTTACAGTCAAGTAGGGTGGTTGGCACCGTTGCTCTTGCTGAAATGGATAGTTTGGGAAACGTGGAGCTACCATTTAGTGAAAGCCAATTTCAAAACGACTGGATTTTAGAGATTAATCTGAGCAGAACAGGACAATATTGTATAGATAGAGAAATGCGTGGATTATGGATGGATTTAAAGTCTATTCAGATTAATTGCGGATTTCAATCGAACGAGTTTAGGGATACCACAGCATCGAAACTTATTACCGATGCCGATGCTATATTTATTGAGGACCATTCCATAAATAACTTAGGGGAGGCCGCTATTAAATTGGCTTTAGGATCTTACCTAAAAAGCAGTCAGGTTAAACCTATATTGGGATTTTCAGGGGGCTACACCAATTTCAGCAAGTATTTATTGCTTTCAGAGTCCGCGAATATTCCTCTAACCCTTTTAAGGAAAATGAAGTCGGAAATTCCCCTATCTGGAGAAGGCGTTTTCGAAATTGTAAAATCACCAGAAGGGGCAGATGTTCTGATTGTTGCCGGTGTTGAAGATTTAGGACCCAATTTTGTTGCTAAGGCGTTTTTACTCGATACAGCTTCAACGGAATTAAATAAGCAAAAGGGTAAAATAGCACAGCTTCAGGAATTAATTAATCCCATTAGCACCAAAAACAGTGAAAATCTAGCCGAATTTTTCAGTTTAAACCCCCTCTATAATGGGTTTAATGAATTGTGGATTGGAGGTCGAATTAATTCTAAGATGTGGTCGCTTAACTCCAACGAGTTTAGAGTCCAGATCTCTGGGAAGGTAAAAAAGCAGCCTGAGCTGGAATTGAAATATCAAATTTTATT
It contains:
- a CDS encoding ArnT family glycosyltransferase produces the protein MWENIKSHRLAYFLILLSLLISIFLALTVELGNDEVYYVLYIKYPALSYFDHPGVLGWLGWIFTLGGTIITDFTVRLGPIIFSVLNQIIIYRWLLRRNGTSSAVNGLLIFNASLYLFLIAGVFLLPDSFQLSFWLLSLLFWEKAENTGSTTPTVLGGVLGALALATKYHAVCLPAGLLLYYLVHNRKRIISTQFILYCFLFSLGLIPTILWNSMNDWASFSFHGDRVGFLENGINLNSLGAFFAGQLLYYNPIIILVLFLTLFNRGNKTKAAWLLYSGLALFLISTVLALSKTTLPHWTGPAFIGITVWLALNMREKKRKLLFAGLIFNAAILLGGWYITNYGSNLGSKKGDKLGKNDPTQDLFGWRQLGANYQLWLAENPEFSKTSLLSLNWFPAGHIEHYVRPKNQPLICVGPRKNTHEFVRLNQRFNSPENSNQYLFFHQSNGFHDRLEKLPNRYVPVKKLIRFPIYRSGKKIRYHDLYLIEYQEDILSSY
- the gltX gene encoding glutamate--tRNA ligase, which translates into the protein MADKVRVRFAPSPTGPLHMGGVRTALYNYLFAKKHGGDFILRIEDTDQTRYVPGAEDYIVEALKWSGIAPDEGQGFGGSFGPYRQSERKDLYYQYAQQLVDSGNAYYAFDTAEELEEMRERLKKAKVAAPQYNAVTRGSMKNSVSLSAEEVEKRLENGDPYVIRLKVPRNEEIRFFDEIRGWVVVHSSNLDDKVLFKSDGMPTYHLANIVDDHLMKITHVIRGEEWLPSAPTHILLYKFLEWEAPKMAHLPLILKPDGNGKLSKRDGDRLGFPVFPIDWIDPISGEKSSGYREKGYYPEAFVNMLAFLGWNPGTEQEIFSLAELVDAFSIERVGKSGSKFDPEKTKWFNQQWLRKQSDDNLVTALKPILEKENLDIPSYEFLKGYVSLMKERAQFPTDLLEGKYLLTEPQEYDAKTIKKKWKENTPELMGKLAEVLRGVEDFSAENIETAFKKFLEDQNVGMGAVLPNFRVLVTGMGMGPSMFQISELLGKDPVLKRIEEGITKLSN
- a CDS encoding sensor histidine kinase — its product is MENSKVFWKKSGLDWFKSSLFWLIPVLIISALVDISLIQDDGFRFMLFKVAAVFAVIAGWLLVKSNYKLLGLSSPVLYLFISGILAYQAFQVNVNEQSMILAQLVFLSVFLSVFWVWGKLINLAGVVAVGFALVFFAEGSAEFIQIHFYQNGIWFWVIPVIAAILVPFVNRERLLILENQINQIDQQAKEIENLEEELKRIKEEIKEAEHKENRVLRVAVHDINNRIASLQNLSKLFEIKFNKMHEESLITYNKKLNEIASELKVFTDNLMSPVKSKDLPEIKLNSDYIELKPLLENLIEDLRLKASHKNISLNLIQTNKDLHLHVDRTYLKVILRNLINYAIKFSQNNNQVIISSSVRFGKIYVEIMDKSRGIEKDTLKRMFNFLPDKIEDKLEDTTKGIGLSVAKFLAEKMGGRVDYESSIELGLHFSLVFDAVTLPPGIVDGAPAAGQRIKN
- a CDS encoding carbon-nitrogen hydrolase family protein, translated to MQVELRKLNSEDYLGLKESMISSYPNWEDSHWKEHHINALLEQFPAGQFCVTVDGKFAACALSIIINLDNFGESHTYKEITGDFKFTTHDPFGNVLYGIDIFVHPDFRGLRLGRRLYDARKELCEELNLKAIVFGGRIPNYHKYQKDLTPREYIEKVRHKEIHDPVLNFQLSNDFHAKKILKHYLPGDKESKEYAVLLQWDNIYYEEPSPEPIKKAKPIVRLGLVQWQMRPYASVDELLDQVEYFVDAVSGYRCDFVLFPEFFNAPLMAQFNHLSESDAIRKLAEFTDSISKKFAELAIGYNINIVGGSMPVVKEDQRLYNVGYLYHRSGKIDEYIKIHPTPDEVKVWGMAGGDMLRTFDTDCGKIGVLICYDVEFPELSRILADDEMHILFVPFLTDTQNGYGRVRYCAQARAIENEVYVALAGSVGNLPKVHNMDIQYAQSVVFTPCDFSFPTNGIKTEATPNTEMILIADCDTSLLKELHENGAVTNLKDRRKDLYNLERVNLKK
- a CDS encoding (deoxy)nucleoside triphosphate pyrophosphohydrolase produces the protein MDVACAIITSGNKILAAQRAKERSMGGFWEFPGGKIETGENAFEAIIREIKEELDLIVVPSGRFNPTRVFDPINHIVLEPVCCKIISGNLTLKEHEEVQWLEAQDLKLKRWTPADAILLPAIIQYLEPTPNFRTAKRG
- a CDS encoding VOC family protein, whose amino-acid sequence is MSNGRVIGVGGVFFVSEDPKALYQWYEENLGLVNNGYGFLFERSDKASDRGYLQFSAFSNNDYIKPSPKNFMINFRVDNLDVLLEKLATKGIHPCKEPESFEYGKFAHILDPENNKIELWEPVDEVMKTYDDGKNVNRP
- a CDS encoding class I SAM-dependent methyltransferase, whose product is MPAKAPRNFISDNWEGYQLIDFGKGKRLEQLGDITIIRPDINAHGNPHLSSIKWDQLADAEFVETKSGKGKWNYKNDKRLPLKVQFFNSLVANIKTGPYKHFGLFPEQRSNWHFVEEWIKKNKSQNQQVKVLNLFAYTGASSMVAKYNGSDVIHVDSSKSVINWANENQSINGLSGIRWCFEDALKFIEKEAKRGRKYEGVIMDPPAFGISGKGKRWKIEDQIGDLIENAVKILNPKRHFFVLNTYSPRVNVGDIKNQVVELRGKNNVEVGKLCLISQSKSLLPTGDLIRFTQ
- a CDS encoding response regulator — translated: MYQKIPQVFIIDDDDESNFIHKIIIEESNLVGTTRVFESGPDALEALHNLDFDDSSPLVVFLDINMPFMDGWEFLQKLTNFSSSITEKLHIEMLSSSIFHNDREKAASNNLIKGYIVKPLSEENLKQVLKKLNKKHQTIK
- the folB gene encoding dihydroneopterin aldolase, producing the protein MVGEIKINNLEVFGFHGCMEEESIIGTRFTVNATIRYNLAKAALSDDLQHAVDYGQVSEIIKREVKQRNNLVETVIVRIVNKLKSEIQGIEWLRVELTKHAPPINANVESISLVLESD